The DNA segment CGGCGGCTGCTCGCGGCCGCGAAGAGCCGGCCGATGTGGGCGTCCACGTACTCCAGGGCCGCGGCATGCGTCGCACGGCTGTCCCCGGCGTCACGGGTCGCGCCGGGACGGTGGAACCAGTTCGGCTGGTGGAGCGCCGCGACGTTCACGAAGAGGAAGAGCCGCCGGTCGGACGGCAGACCGGCGACCACCTGCTCCGCGCGGGCGACCTGGGCCTCGAACGAGGTGGGCGAGGCCACCCCGAACTCCGGCTCCCAGTGCGCCTCCTGGAACAGACCCGGCAGCACCGAACCGAGCGGCCCCCGGCGGTTGAAGAAGCCGACCCCGCCGATGCACACCGTGTGATAGCCCTCCTTCGCCAGCCCCGACACCAGGTCCGGGGTGTCGAACACGAAGGTGCGCTCGGCGGTGGTCTCGCTGCCGGCGAAGCGGGCCGCGAACAGCCGGGGATGCG comes from the Streptomyces sp. NBC_00525 genome and includes:
- a CDS encoding STM4013/SEN3800 family hydrolase, whose protein sequence is MSEVVGSHDLLLVTLDTLRYDVAAELAAAGRIPHLARHLPGGAWEKRHAPGSFTYASHQAIFAGFLPTPATPGPHPRLFAARFAGSETTAERTFVFDTPDLVSGLAKEGYHTVCIGGVGFFNRRGPLGSVLPGLFQEAHWEPEFGVASPTSFEAQVARAEQVVAGLPSDRRLFLFVNVAALHQPNWFHRPGATRDAGDSRATHAAALEYVDAHIGRLFAAASSRRRTFAIVCSDHGTAYGDDGYTGHRLGHESVWTVPYAHFFLEPGAAR